One window of the Megalops cyprinoides isolate fMegCyp1 chromosome 2, fMegCyp1.pri, whole genome shotgun sequence genome contains the following:
- the sned1 gene encoding sushi, nidogen and EGF-like domain-containing protein 1, with protein MVRTTEAAVDMGPGALLPCICALLSLDLLATVEPAVPLEDFYPFGQEEGDSQTIKQDDGGSGLVEISVAFPFFGDRHAGLYVNNNGLVSFLREVSQFTPVAFPIAGDRRVVAPFWADVDNRRAGKVFYRESKDPVILQRATADVRRYFPEFPAFTASWALIATWHQVTFFGGSSFTPVNTFQVILITDGDLAFTIFQYHDITWTTGMHASSGGDLAGLGGIAAQAGFNAGDGRRYFNIPGSRTDDVVDVEGTTNVGYPGRWVFRIDDAQVQVGGCNDSASVCPNLRPCMNGGRCIDDCITGNPSFTCSCLAGFTGRRCQIDVNECMSYPCQNGGTCTDLTNSFSCQCMPGYTGLLCETDIDECQDQPCLNKAQCVQGVGNFTCVCAAGFTGTLCETDINECMSQPCLNGGECVDWVNNYTCTCPVTFTGMHCETEVKVQMNATLTETEKQTATCKGEGCEDRQICEYISPGNYNCTCSPGYFGDNCEEECPCQNGGVCVDVNATCECPTGYTGLYCQFEVTQTPCSNSRPCPDGGPCLEYGGTYLCTCQTGISDIDHKDFYPFVQTRSVCDSSPCLNGGYCYERDGGYTCECKHGYRGKHCEKVRLSSCASGPCRNGGSCKEEAGSYHCVCPYRFTGKHCEVGKPDPCASSPCLNGGTCFHYIGKYKCECAGTYSGRHCEIGGPSSSSSAGVDCGPPAQVKHADVQFTSSVPGSMALYTCHLGYTPLPRATQSICGSQGAWSQPPVCEEINECLSQPCLNGGTCHDRVAAYLCECEDGFSGPRCQTDVDECLSEPCKHGGTCVDQPGTYFCHCQQGFMGRDCEIEQDSCESSPCLNGGVCRGYRGSRLCVCKEGFIGDRCQILENPCVLQPCGNRGFCRSDRRGNYSCTCRVGHTGRDCEKDLLPPSGLHVLRVEESEVELRWDLPDSPQSLISGFAITYAPLGRGARKTDFLDKLHSTHLLQGLAPGHLYNISTFSVKRNANSNDISQPAVALIRTRPKKVEQLQVVNVSSSQVWLRWLVQVGQHSAVSQVRVSLAASDGSGTRTALLNTSVTEYSFSSLLPGQMYTVDVLTQSGLRPEELPSTSHSVGPLRVWTMPLPPQNLSLSHVTTTSAQITWDRHPRSLPDGFVVNVTRGLSIRSRYLPSGKTSVYTLRDLTPGQHYRLALTAVRNTDQEQVHSVPQHLAFTTLPLEEHPERRERPTQVERDLQLSRPLTPTVQQDLGAVSEQEHSEEMPRYTELVDGRGRITAKFTNLSRKSIKHRMKPEPPIKLEKMEETTNKISLALEIPEEVMKRRSEPPRDCRSLPCQNGGTCVRGSDSYTCDCASGFKGRQCELFCQRVPHPCTRLYSETKSVPVWEGSVCHYLYKRTYKVQQDVCYREICEPILPKKTPRSSSQKVL; from the exons ATGGTTAGAACTACTGAG GCAGCTGTGGACATGGGACCTGGAGCTCTGCTGCCCTGCATCTGTGCCCTGCTCTCCCTGGACCTGCTGGCCACAGTGGAGCCAGCAGTGCCCCTGGAGGATTTCTACCCCTTCGGCCAGGAAGAGGGGGATTCCCAGACCATCAAACAGGACGACGGGGGCTCTGGGCTGGTGGAGATATCTGTGGCATTCCCTTTCTTCGGTGACCGGCATGCGGGACTCTAT gtCAACAACAATGGCCTGGTGTCCTTCCTGAGGGAGGTGTCCCAGTTCACGCCGGTGGCCTTCCCCATCGCCGGTGACCGCAGGGTGGTTGCACCATTCTGGGCAGATGTGGACAACCGGCGGGCGGGCAAGGTCTTTTACAGGGAGAGCAAGGACCCCGTCATCCTGCAGAGGGCCACTGCTGATGTACGAAGATACTTCCCAGAGTTCCCAGCTTTCACTGCTTCATGGGCACTCATCGCCACCTGGCACCAAGTCACTTTCTTTGGGGGCAGCTCTTTCACACCG GTCAACACATTCCAGGTTATCCTCATAACAGATGGAGACCTTGCCTTTACCATCTTCCAATACCATGACATCACCTGGACCACCGGAATGCATGCCAGCAGTGGTGGCGACCTGGCTGGCCTGGGTGGAATTGCAGCACAG GCAGGTTTCAACGCGGGCGATGGGAGGCGCTATTTCAACATCCCCGGGTCCCGGACTGATGACGTTGTGGATGTGGAAGGGACCACCAATGTGGGTTACCCTGGGCGCTGGGTCTTCCGCATTGATGATGCCCAGGTGCAAGTGGGCGGCTGCAATGACTCAG CCTCTGTATGCCCAAACCTGAGGCCCTGCATGAACGGAGGCCGCTGCATTGATGACTGCATCACGGGAAACCCCTCCTTCACTTGCTCCTGCCTGGCTGGTTTCACAGGGAGGAGGTGTCAGATAG ATGTGAATGAGTGTATGTCGTACCCCTGTCAGAATGGGGGTACCTGTACGGACCTGACCAACAGCTTCTCCTGCCAGTGCATGCCAGGGTATACAGGGCTGCTGTGCGAAACAG ACATCGACGAGTGCCAAGACCAACCATGCCTCAACAAAGCACAATGTGTCCAAGGCGTGGGCaacttcacctgtgtgtgtgcagcgggCTTCACAGGGACTCTgtgtgagacag ATATCAATGAATGCATGTCACAGCCCTGCCTGAATGGGGGAGAGTGCGTCGACTGGGTGAACAATTACACCTGCACCTGTCCCGTGACCTTCACCGGGATgcactgtgagacag AAGTCAAGGTTCAGATGAATGCCACattaactgaaactgaaaagcaaacag CCACTTGCAAGGGAGAGGGTTGTGAGGATCGGCAAATCTGTGAATACATCAGTCCTGGAAACTACAACTGCACGTGCTCCCCAGGCTACTTTGGTGACAACTGCGAAG AGGAGTGCCCCTGCCAgaatgggggtgtgtgtgtcgACGTGAACGCCACCTGTGAATGCCCGACAGGCTACACTGGCCTCTACTGTCAGTTTG AGGTCACTCAGACCccctgcagcaacagcaggccCTGCCCCGATGGCGGACCATGCTTGGAGTATGGTGGGACATACCTGTGCACTTGCCAGACCGGCATCAGTGACATTGACCACAAGGACTTCTACCCCTTCG taCAGACCCGCTCAGTCTGCGACTCATCGCCCTGCCTGAATGGGGGATACTGCTATGAGCGGGACGGGGGCTACACCTGTGAGTGCAAGCACGGCTACAGGGGAAAGCACTGCGAGAAAG TCAGGTTAAGTAGCTGTGCCTCTGGCCCCTGTCGCAATGGTGGATCCTGCAAAGAGGAGGCAGGCAGCTACCACTGTGTGTGTCCCTATAGGTTCACTGGGAAACACTGTGAAGTGG GCAAGCCTGACCCCTGTGCCTCCAGTCCCTGCCTGAACGGGGGCACCTGTTTCCACTACATTGGGAAGTAcaagtgtgagtgtgctggCACGTACAGCGGGAGGCACTGCGAGATCG GTGGTccctcttcatcctcttctGCAGGGGTGGACTGTGGGCCACCAGCACAGGTGAAGCATGCGGACGTGCAGTTTACCTCCAGTGTGCCTGGCTCCATGGCCCTGTATACCTGTCACCTAGgctacacccccctcccccgggcCACCCAGAGCATCTGCGGGAGCCAGGGGGCCTGGAGCCAGCCCCCTGTATGTGAAG AGATCAACGAGTGCCTGTCACAGCCCTGTCTGAATGGTGGCACGTGTCATGACCGCGTGGCGGCCTACCTGTGCGAGTGTGAGGACGGCTTTAGTGGACCTCGCTGCCAGACAG ATGTGGACGAGTGCCTGTCAGAACCCTGCAAACATGGCGGGACGTGCGTGGACCAGCCTGGCACCTACTTCTGCCACTGCCAGCAAGGGTTTATGGGACGGGACTGTGAAATAG AGCAGGATAGTTGTGAATCAAGCCCCTGTCTGAATGGAGGAGTGTGTCGGGGCTATAGAGGAAGTCGTCTTTGCGTGTGCAAGGAGGGCTTCATCGGAGACCGCTGCCAAATCT TGGAGAATCCATGTGTACTGCAGCCCTGTGGGAATCGTGGTTTCTGCCGCAGTGACAGGAGGGGGAATTACAGCTGCACCTGCAGGGTGGGCCACACAGGCAGGGATTGTGAGAAAG ACCTGCTTCCCCCCTCGGGCTTACATGTGCTGAGGGTGGAGGAGAGTGAGGTGGAACTGCGCTGGGACCTGCCAGATTCCCCCCAGAGTCTCATTAGCGGCTTTGCCATCACCTATGCACCCCTGGGACGCGGCGCCCGCAAAACCGACTTTCTGGACAAGCTTCACTCCACCCACCTGCTGCAGGGCCTTGCACCTGGCCACCTCTACAACATCTCCACCTTCTCCGTCAAACGCAATGCCAACAGCAACGACATTAGCCAGCCTGCCGTCGCCCTCATCCGCACCC GGCCCAAGAAagtggagcagctgcaggtggtGAATGTGTCATCCTCGCAGGTGTGGCTGCGTTGGCTGGTGCAGGTGGGCCAGCACTCTGCGGTTAGCCAGGTGCGCGTGTCCCTTGCGGCTTCTGATGGCAGCGGGACCCGCACCGCCCTGCTCAACACCAGCGTCACCGAGTACAGCTTCAG TTCCCTGCTCCCTGGTCAGATGTACACTGTGGATGTGCTAACGCAGAGTGGACTGAGACCAGAGGAGTTACCCTCCACCAGCCATTCTGTAGGGCCACTGCGTGTCTGGACCA TGCCCCTTCCTCCTCAGAACCTCTCCCTGTCCCATGTCACCACTACCTCGGCTCAGATCACCTGGGACCGCCACCCCAGGAGCCTCCCGGATGGCTTTGTTGTCAATGTGACGCGGGGCTTGAGCATCAGGAGCCGTTATCTGCCCAGCGGAAAGACAAGTGTGTACACCCTGCGTGACCTCACTCCCGGGCAGCACTATCGCCTGGCACTGACCGCTGTCCGCAACACTGACCAGGAGCAGGTCCACAGCGTGCCCCAGCACCTGGCCTTCACTACCT TACCATTAGAAGAGCACCCAGAGAGGCGAGAAAGGCCTACGCAGGTGGAACGTGACCTGCAGCTCAGTCGACCCCTGACCCCCACTGTCCAGCAGGACCTGGGTGCGGTTTCAGAGCAGGAACACTCTGAAGAGATGCCTAG ATACACAGAGCTGGTTGATGGCAGAGGGAGGATAACAGCCAAGTTCACCAATCTGTCCAGGAAGTCCATCAAACATCGTATGA AACCTGAGCCCCCAATCAAATTAGAGAAAATGGAGGAGACAACCAATAAAATCAGTCTGGCATTAGAAATCCCTGAGGAAGTGATGAAGAGAAGGTCTG AGCCTCCTCGGGACTGCCGGAGCCTGCCTTGCCAGAATGGGGGGACGTGTGTGAGGGGGAGCGACTCTTACACCTGCGACTGTGCCAGCGGGTTCAAAGGACGGCAATGCGAGCTGT TCTGCCAGAGAGTGCCACACCCCTGTACACGCCTCTACTCTGAGACGAAGAGTGTGCCCGTCTGGGAGGGCAGCGTCTGTCATTACCT